In Monodelphis domestica isolate mMonDom1 chromosome 1, mMonDom1.pri, whole genome shotgun sequence, the sequence TTGTGGTCATCTTCAATTCTAGATATTGAGTATAATATATTCTTGATCACATCATAGTGTGATATTTCTATATTTGAGGATAGTCACCTTTAAAATAACTTCCTATATTTCCATAGAATACTTTATAATTTTCCTGGCTCACATGTTCATTTGACCTTAGAAGTGAACTTTTGGTCCTATGGGATGTACCAtaacctatatatttttttccttctccatccttCCCAGATTGAGGTGGAAAAAAGCCGCTATTCAGATCATGAGATTCGTGCCTTGGAAGAAGCACAGAGACTAGAAAGGAAGAAAGCTGACATTTATGactctgatgatgatgatgaaaaagaCATCTTGTTGGTACAAGATTTGGAAGACACATGGGAGCAGAAATTCTTGCAATTCAAACCTGAACCTCGAGTAACAGGTTTGTGTTtatgaaaagaaagagatttaTTCTGATTCCTAAGTTAAGAGTTATGTTAAATATCTcttatgtaatatttttatttgaatataagctataattcttcctcaaataaaaaaattctattaaaaaaccTTAATGTAGTTAGATGtgacccatatatatatatttcctttcagAGAGATCTCATTTTAGGTGAAGAATCTGTATTTGGACTAAtatgacaaatgccaaaagcatgaAGTGAAACTATATATGGGAATAAATTGACCAGCCTATCATTAATGCTCTCTTTTTCTCCAGAAATCAGTCTTGAAACAAGATGATTcatattgttcttatttttgtgGACTAGGAATTTGACAGACAGAAAATGTCTGTCATGTCTGAGATTAGTGATGATGTCTAGATGGATAAAgtagtaatattttaaattaggGCTGTCAGCACCTCttttccaaagagatcaaggTACTTGACATAACTACCTGAAAGTGGGAAGCCAGTGGCTTGTTTATTGCTCTTATTTCTAGTGTTCCTTAGTGACTGAGCAGAGCTAGGAAAAGAGGATAGTCTGATATTTCAAAAATCGATTGTAAGCTCCCTTAGAACAAGGACCACATCTTTTCCCTCATGTATCTAGTATAGTATTTGTCAGAACATAaattgtaaaaattgtttttgagcATTGcttatttctaattttcttgttTTGGCAAACCacagttcttttttcctcttttgtctcatttttactttggcagaagctgataaaaaaaatgaccaaaccTCATTGCACAGGAAGTTAGATCAGAACCTGGTACTATTGGTCAAGGAGAAACTAGGAGATCAGGAAACTTGGATGCTACCATATGCAGAATGGCAGGTTGGGGAGACCCTTCGTGGAACTGCTGAGCGGGCCCTTGCCACTCTCTCACGTAAACATCCCTCTTTTATTTATGGTTCTTAGTGTCCTGTTTCTGGCTTCCAGTTAAACAGTTTCTAAGGCACTCTCTCAGGGCTGGTTGTgggttgtattttattaaaagttttgattaaGAAAGCAAAGGGAGGATTAACTGGATGGAATGATATCCTTCTCTTCATCCTCTTCCCTGCCCAGGTGATTAGATGACAAAGGTCCTTTTTAAATCTCAGACTCTGATTGCAGGCAAGTAATAGTCTAAGTCCTTgttcatttctgtcttttagtCTCAGTGCTTGGgtcattagtgtcctaatttttttattcttgcctTTCATGGAATGAATCCATAGGATTACTAATCATTAACTCACCATGGTTAACATCCTGTTATTCTCAGGGACCGTATCACATAACCCAATTAATAACTGCAGATATAGTCACACAGACAGAGACCACAAAGACACTGTCCACCTTTTCCTTTACATAGGGGTTAGCAATTCTTGGTACACATTCCAGAAAAAACCTGGGGGCTAATTTTCTTTGGCACAAGGTCTAGTTGCTAATAACATGCTCCCTTCTTAATTTCAGTTTTAGTGTCTAGTGCCTTTGAGAATTGGACTTTACTTTCTACTTGAAAGTTAGTATTTGCTATGAATGAATTCAACTTTACAATGAAATTTCACTTCTGCTATTTATTTTAGCGTCTTGTTCCTCAAACTCTAAAAGGAAAGAGTcaatacatattttgtatttgcaTACCTATTTTGTAAAATTCTAACCTTTACTCTATAGCTGCTAGATATTAGTAATAACATACTGTAAGTGGCTTTCCCTATATTAGTAACAGAATGAAATTTAAAACCTGGGTCTACTAATTCCTTGGCCTAGTGTTCTTTTACATTACATGCTGACTTTTAGTATTGATAACTGTGACTCAACACTGAATTGAGTAACTTAGTAAGTAGTAGTATGCTTTCAAGCATTTGTAGTAAGCATGGAAATAAAGTCATGGAAACTAATTTTCAGATTGACCCCACGCATTTATTGACAATGAGATTGCCTTGGTTATAACTTTATGGGTAAAAATAAGAGGTTTCTTAGGACTATATGAAACACAAAACATATTTGTAGAGGGAACAATCCcctattttttgtacaatttctGTCATTTTCTCTGGCTAAATTGAGTCCTTTTAGGAAGATGTCTGGAGCCTCTGGGCATCCATAGATATTGAGATTCCTGTGTTCCCATGTAGTTTTGGTTCTGAGATCCAATGAGGGAAACTtaactctaatttctcttttgtctttcttcagAAAATAGTGTGGAAGCCAAATTCCTAGGAAATGCACCCTGTGGCTATTACAAGTTTAAGTTTCCCCAAGCTTTTCGGACAGAGAACAGCATAGGAGCCAAAGTGTTCTTTTTCAAAGCTTTACTACAAAGTGGAAATCTCTCTCAAGCCAGGAAGAAGAATGATCATGCTTGGGTCAGCAAGGAGGAACTAGGTGACTACTTGAAACCAAAATATTTGGCACAGGTTAGGAGATTTTTTATGGACATCTGATGGATA encodes:
- the MRPL46 gene encoding 39S ribosomal protein L46, mitochondrial isoform X3 — its product is MAAPMRKMLHGTARSLECPWRLRTLCAAATAAPAAAATPGKSAASPNGGSPWRLLGALCLQRPPVISQPLSPLQVEMAELLEQIEVEKSRYSDHEIRALEEAQRLERKKADIYDSDDDDEKDILLVQDLEDTWEQKFLQFKPEPRVTEADKKNDQTSLHRKLDQNLVLLVKEKLGDQETWMLPYAEWQVGETLRGTAERALATLSRD
- the MRPL46 gene encoding 39S ribosomal protein L46, mitochondrial isoform X1 produces the protein MAAPMRKMLHGTARSLECPWRLRTLCAAATAAPAAAATPGKSAASPNGGSPWRLLGALCLQRPPVISQPLSPLQVEMAELLEQIEVEKSRYSDHEIRALEEAQRLERKKADIYDSDDDDEKDILLVQDLEDTWEQKFLQFKPEPRVTEADKKNDQTSLHRKLDQNLVLLVKEKLGDQETWMLPYAEWQVGETLRGTAERALATLSQNSVEAKFLGNAPCGYYKFKFPQAFRTENSIGAKVFFFKALLQSGNLSQARKKNDHAWVSKEELGDYLKPKYLAQVRRFFMDI
- the MRPL46 gene encoding 39S ribosomal protein L46, mitochondrial isoform X2, which translates into the protein MAAPMRKMLHGTARSLECPWRLRTLCAAATAAPAAAATPGKSAASPNGGSPWRLLGALCLQRPPVISQPLSPLQVEMAELLEQIEVEKSRYSDHEIRALEEAQRLERKKADIYDSDDDDEKDILLVQDLEDTWEQKFLQFKPEPRVTENSVEAKFLGNAPCGYYKFKFPQAFRTENSIGAKVFFFKALLQSGNLSQARKKNDHAWVSKEELGDYLKPKYLAQVRRFFMDI